In Bacillus sp. FJAT-45350, the genomic window ACTCTATGTTGAGCTGATAAGTAAAATGGATTTGTAATAACTCCACTTTCAGAACGTTTTACGCGGTCAACTTCACTAGCTTGCTCTTGAATTGACATATTTTTATGGATTATTCCTAATCCACCTTCTCTAGCAATTGCTATTGCCATCTGCGCCTCAGTTACTGTATCCATTCCAGCACTGATAATAGGAATATTTAGCTGTAATGTTTCTGATAATTTTGTACCAACAGAAACATCTCGTGGAAGAACTTCCGACTTCGCAGGAACAAGTAAAACATCATCAAATGTTAAACCCTCTTTATTAAATTTATTTTCCCACACGTTACTCTCATCCTCTCCAAATGATTAGTTTACCTGAAAATATTATTAGTAGCTTAACAATTGGATAAACTACTGTCAAGAAAGCAAAATAAATAAGACTATTCATAATATAAAGAATAAGCACGTCGATTACTAGTGTGATTCTTAAATTAATATCTTATTTAGAAAATACGTTATTGAAAGGAATGTGCTTATGAATAGAGATACACATACTTGGAAGGAACTATCAAAGTATCAATCAACCTCATTTACACAATCCTATTTAAAAAAATGCTATGAACAACTTGATATTCCAGAAGCAGAAAAGCTAGGCTTTCAAAATTGCTATCCTTTCATCTATTATCTAGAGCATGGAGAAAAATATTTTAAACAATTAAAGACCGCACCATTAGAATTACACCCTATTTTATTATTCTATGGATTCGTCCAGTTGATAAAAGCATGTATTCTCACTAAAGACCCATCCTACCCTGAAAACAGTCAGGTATTAGCTCATGGTGTTTCAACTAGGAAACGGAAAAAGGCTCAGTATCTCTTTTTAGATGACGAGGTCAAACTACAAAAAAATGGTCTTCTCACACATTTTTCAGACAAAATGTTTCATGTGAAACATTTTTCTGGAGATAAATACAAAATGGAACAATTAATGCGTCAAATACCTGAACTTCATGAATTATTTTTTTATGTTAAAGGAAAAACGTATACATATCCTATAAAAAAAGAAACTGATCGTAAAATAACGTTCTCAACAAAAATATTAGATGATTTCAATCTAAGTTGTTCGTCATTCATGCATTTTTTTAAAGCTAGAACCGAACTATCGATTTCTGACATTGAAGAAACAGAAAAGAAAATTACTATTTATTTAAAAGGGAAACTTGAACCACTACATGCTACTCCCCTTCTTTTTAATAGTAATGGTAGTTATCATATATTAAATCGTAGAGATGATTATCTCTTACTCCCTGAAATTGTTGTCCATTATTTAATTCTTTATAATTTAAGCATGATTTGTCGCTATGAAACTGAATGGTGGGGAGAACTATTTCACCACTATCCTGAAGCTGACTTTCCATTTATTAAAGAGTTTCTATCAATAACAACAGAAAAAATACCGTACCTATTGTTTTTATATTTGGATAGTCTTATTAAGTAAAATGACAAGGAAGAACTTTTAGAGTAAAAGCTCTTCCTTGTGTTTGAATTATAAATACTTGTTTAGCATATAGACTTCGTATTAGCTTTTATAGATGTTACCCATTAATTTAACTTCTATCTTGTCATTAATTAATTTATCTCTAATTACTACTTTTTCAGCTTTGTGCCTATTCCATAAAAAAAGCACCCGCTTGGGTGCTTTTACAGTTTACCTAGCAACGTCCTACTCTCGCAGGGGGAAGCCCCCAACTACCATCGGCGCTGAAGAGCTTAACTTCCGTGTTCGGCATGGGAACGGGTGTGGCCTCTTCGCCATCATCACTAAGTCAACCACTCTGTGATACTCCCTCGCAAGACTTGCGACGAGTAACCGCAGGAGCAGATTTCCTCGCTGAAATTGCTTTCAGCTGAGAGTTGTTCTCTCAAAACTAGATAGTGTTATATATGCAGGTCGTCGAATTCATTTCAACCTTAGAAAATTGGATAAGCCCTCGACCGATTAGTATCTCTCAGCTCCACATGTCACCATGCTTCCACCCGAGACCTATCAACCTCATCATCTCTAAGGGGTCTTACTTACTTAACGTAATGGGAAATCTCATCTTGAGGGGGGCTTCATGCTTAGATGCTTTCAGCACTTATCCCGTCCACACGTAGCTACCCAGCTATGCTCCTGGCGGAACAACTGGTACACCAGCGGTGTGTCCATCCCGGTCCTCTCGTACTAAGGACAGCTCCTCTCAAATTTCCTACGCCCGCGACGGATAGGGACCGAACTGTCTCACGACGTTCTGAACCCAGCTCGCGTACCGCTTTAATGGGCGAACAGCCCAACCCTTGGGACCTACTTCAGCCCCAGGATGNNNNNNNNNNNNNNNNNNNNNNNNNNNNNNNNNNNNNNNNNNNNNNNNNNNNNNNNNNNNNNNNNNNNNNNNNNNNNNNNNNNNNNNNNNNNNNNNNNNNNNNNNNNNNNNNNNNNNNNNNNNNNNNNNNNNNNNNNNNNNNNNNNNNNNNNNNNNNNNNNNNNNNNNNNNNNNNNNNNNNNNNNNNNNNNNNNNNNNNNNNNNNNNNNNNNNNNNNNNNNNNNNNNNNNNNNNNNNNNNNNNNNNNNNNNNNNNNNNNNNNNNNNNNNNNNNNNNNNNNNNNNNNNNNNNNNNNNNNNNNNNNNNNNNNNNNNNNNNNNNNNNNNNNNNNNNNNNNNNNNNNNNNNNNNNNNNNNNNNNNNNNNNNNNNNNNNNNNNNNNNNNNNNNNNNNNNNNNNNNNNNNNNNNNNNNNNNNNNNNNNNNNNNNNNNNNNNNNNNNNNNNNNNNNNNNNNNNNNNNNNNNNNNNNNNNNNNNNNNNNNNNNNNNNNNNNNNNNNNNNNNNNNNNNNNNNNNNNNNNNNNNNNNNNNNNNNNNNNNNNNNNNNNNNNNNNNNNNNNNNNNNNNNNNNNNNNNNNNNNNNNNNNNNNNNNNNNNNNNNNNNNNNNNNNNNNNNNNNNNNNNNNNNNNNNNNNNNNNNNNNNNNNNNNNNNNNNNNNNNNNNNNNNNNNNNNNNNNNNNNNNNNNNNNNNNNNNNNNNNNNNNNNNNNNNNNNNNNNNNNNNNNNNNNNNNNNNNNNNNNNNNNNNNNNNNNNNNNNNNNNNNNNNNNNNNNNNNNNNNNNNNNNNNNNNNNNNNNNNNNNNNNNNNNNNNNNNNNNNNNNNNNNNNNNNNNNNNNNNNNNNNNNNNNNNNNNNNNNNNNNNNNNNNNNNNNNNNNNNNNNNNNNNNNNNNNNNNNNNNNNNNNNNNNNNNNNNNNNNNNNNNNNNNNNNNNNNNNNNNNNNNNNNNNNNNNNNNNNNNNNNNNNNNNNNNNNNNNNNNNNNNNNNNNNNNNNNNNNNNNNNNNNNNNNNNNNNNNNNNNNNNNNNNNNNNNNNNNNNNNNNNNNNNNNNNNNNNNNNNNNNNNNNNNNNNNNNNNNNNNNNNNNNNNNNNNNNNNNNNNNNNNNNNNNNNNNNNNNNNNNNNNNNNNNNNNNNNNNNNNNNNNNNNNNNNNNNNNNNNNNNNNNNNNNNNNNNNNNNNNNNNNNNNNNNNNNNNNNNNNNNNNNNNNNNNNNNNNNNNNNNNNNNNNNNNNNNNNNNNNNNNNNNNNNNNNNNNNNNNNNNNNNNNNNNNNNNNNNNNNNNNNNNNNNNNNNNNNNNNNNNNNNNNNNNNNNNNNNNNNNNNNNNNNNNNNNNNNNNNNNNNNNNNNNNNNNNNNNNNNNNNNNNNNNNNNNNNNNNNNNNNNNNNNNNNNNNNNNNNNNNNNNNNNNNNNNNNNNNNNNNNNNNNNNNNNNNNNNNNNNNNNNNNNNNNNNNNNNNNNNNNNNNNNNNNNNNNNNNNNNNNNNNNNNNNNNNNNNNNNNNNNNNNNNNNNNNNNNNNNNNNNNNNNNNNNNNNNNNNNNNNNNNNNNNNNNNNNNNNNNNNNNNNNNNNNNNNNNNNNNNNNNNNNNNNNNNNNNNNNNNNNNNNNNNNNNNNNNNNNNNNNNNNNNNNNNNNNNNNNNNNNNNNNNNNNNNNNNNNNNNNNNNNNNNNNNNNNNNNNNNNNNNNNNNNNNNNNNNNNNNNNNNNNNNNNNNNNNNNNNNNNNNNNNNNNNNNNNNNNNNNNNNNNNNNNNNNNNNNNNNNNNNNNNNNNNNNNNNNNNNNNNNNNNNNNNNNNNNNNNNNNNNNNNNNNNNNNNNNNNNNNNNNNNNNNNNNNNNNNNNNNNNNNNNNNNNNNNNNNNNNNNNNNNNNNNNNNNNNNNNNNNNNNNNNNNNNNNNNNNNNNNNNNNNNNNNNNNNNNNNGTTTCACGTGTCCCGCCGTACTCAGGATCCACTCTGGAGGAAACGAAGTTTCGACTACAGGGCTGTTACCTTGTTTCGCGGACCTTTCCAGGTCGCTTCATCTACTTCGTTTCTTTCTTACTCCGTATAGAGTGTCCTACAACCCCAAGAGGCAAGCCTCTTGGTTTGGGCTATATTCCGTTTCGCTCGCCGCTACTCAGGAAATCGCATTTGCTTTCTCTTCCTCTGGGTACTTAGATGTTTCAGTTCCCCAGGTCTACCTCCACATACCCTATGTATTCAGGTATGGGTACCATCCCATTACGGATGGTGGGTTCCCCCATTCGGAAATCTCCGGATCAAAGCTTACTTACAGCTCCCCGAAGCATATCGGTGTTCGTCCCGTCCTTCATCGGCTCCTAGTGCCAAGGCATCCACCGTGCGCCCTTTCTAGCTTAACCATGACAAAACATAATTACTAATTATCAATTATGAATTGCTAATTAAAACCTTAAAAGGTTCGTCGAATTGAATTCTTGACTTTCTCGAATAAACTCAATCAATAAAATCAATCAAATTATATTCGTTGCATATATAAATCACTATCTAGTTTTCAAAGAACATGGCCTCTACATTGAGTAACCTTCCTTGCAGCCATGCGACGAGGAAGCTAACTTCGTAGCATTCGCATGTAGACGCAGGAGCAAGTATTTGTTGAGAGATTTATTCTCTCAAAACTGAACGACAAAAGTCCGAAGCGTCGAACAACACATAATGTGAAGTCCGTCGACTAGAGTTAAATACTCCATAGAAAGGAGGTGATCCAGCCGCACCTTCCGATACGGCTACCTTGTTACGACTTCACCCCAATCATCTGTCCCACCTTAGGCGGCTGGCTCCAAAAGGTTACCCCACCGACTTCGGGTGTTACAAACTCTCGTGGTGTGACGGGCGGTGTGTACAAGGCCCGGGAACGTATTCACCGCGGCATGCTGATCCGCGATTACTAGCGATTCCGGCTTCATGTAGGCGAGTTGCAGCCTACAATCCGAACTGAGAATGGCTTTATGGGATTGGCTCAACCTCGCGGTTTCGCTGCCCTTTGTACCATCCATTGTAGCACGTGTGTAGCCCAGGTCATAAGGGGCATGATGATTTGACGTCATCCCCACCTTCCTCCGGTTTGTCACCGGCAGTCACCTTAGAGTGCCCAACTGAATGCTGGCAACTAAGATCAAGGGTTGCGCTCGTTGCGGGACTTAACCCAACATCTCACGACACGAGCTGACGACAACCATGCACCACCTGTCACTTTGTCCCCCGAAGGGGAAAGCCCTATCTCTAGGGTGGTCAAAGGATGTCAAGACCTGGTAAGGTTCTTCGCGTTGCTTCGAATTAAACCACATGCTCCACCGCTTGTGCGGGCCCCCGTCAATTCCTTTGAGTTTCAGCCTTGCGGCCGTACTCCCCAGGCGGAGTGCTTAATGTGTTAACTTCGGCACTAAGGGCATCGAAACCCCTAACACCTAGCACTCATCGTTTACGGCGTGGACTACCAGGGTATCTAATCCTGTTTGCTCCCCACGCTTTCGCGCCTCAGCGTCAGTTACAGACCAGAGAGTCGCCTTCGCCACTGGTGTTCCTCCACATATCTACGCATTTCACCGCTACACGTGGAATTCCACTCTCCTCTTCTGTACTCAAGTCTCCCAGTTTCCAATGACCCTCCACGGTTGAGCCGTGGGCTTTCACATCAGACTTAAAAGACCGCCTGCGCGCGCTTTACGCCCAATAATTCCGGACAACGCTTGCCACCTACGTATTACCGCGGCTGCTGGCACGTAGTTAGCCGTGGCTTTCTGGTTAGGTACCGTCAAGGTGCCGCCCTATTTGAACGGCACTTGTTCTTCCCTAACAACAGAGCTTTACGACCCGAAGGCCTTCATCGCTCACGCGGCGTTGCTCCGTCAGACTTTCGTCCATTGCGGAAGATTCCCTACTGCTGCCTCCCGTAGGAGTCTGGGCCGTGTCTCAGTCCCAGTGTGGCCGATCACCCTCTCAGGTCGGCTACGCATCGTCGCCTTGGTAAGCCACTACCTTACCAACTAGCTAATGCGCCGCAGGCCCATCTTGTAGTGTTAGCCGAGGCCAACTTTAAGATAACACGCATGCGCGAATTATCTAACATCCGGTATTAGCTCCGGTTTCCCGAAGTTATCCCAGTCTACAAGGCAGGTTGCCTACGTGTTACTCACCCGTCCGCCGCTAACGTCCGGGAGCAAGCTCCCTTCAGTCCGCTCGACTTGCATGTATTAGGCACGCCGCCAGCGTTCGTCCTGAGCCAGGATCAAACTCTCCGTAGAAAGTGTGAGTTATAACGCGTTAGCGTTGTAACACTAGCTCACTGTCACAAACGTGACGTTTCGATTTTAAAAAATCGAGAAAATTAACGAGATGTGTTTACATCTCTTTTACGCTTGGCTTTTGTCTTGTTCAGTTTTCAAAGAACAACTTGTCACTCGTGTTTCAGCGGCTTGTAATAATATATCACTAGAAGAAAAACATGTCAACACTTTTAATCAAAAAAGTTTAAGACCAGATAATACTTAAATTTCAACTTTAGTCACTATAGCAAAATATTATATAAAATACAACTTTACTCTACAATGACTTCCTCAATATGAATTTGTTTTTCATTTGCTAATGGTAAAATCACTTCCGTATTTAACAATTTCACCATTGGTCTTGTTGGCTCTTGTTGATTTACAAAGATGATTTCCCCTTCTTCTCCATTCGTTAAACGTACTTTTGTTCCAATAGAAAAATTAAGTAAACCATTCAACAACGTATGAACAACACTATGCTGGAACTTACCGAAATGGTCCTTTGAAATTGACTCAAGTACACGATATGGTGATTGCTTAGTACGGTATTTTCGTTCAGAGGACATAGCATGATAAACATCTGCTACCGCTACAATTTGACTAAAGGCATGAATTTTCTTTCCGTTTGTCCCTAGTGGATAGCCACTTCCATCTTCTCTTTCATGATGCTGTAATACAGCTCTTAAAACATTTTCAGTTACCCCTGTTACCCCTTTTAACATTTTGTAGCTGTAAATTGGATGCTTTTTCACTTCTTCATATTCGTATGATGTTAATGTACCTTTTTTATTTAAAATCCCTACAGGTACCTTCGCCATTCCACTATCAGCCATCGCTCCTGCAATTCCTATCTGGATCCACTCACCTCTAGTAAAATTAAGCTTTCTTCCAATAAAAGAGGCCAACACTGCCACGGATACAGCATGATGATAGAGATACTCATCTTTTGAACAATAATGGTGCAAAGCTAAAATATCACTAGGTTTCTCTATGACTTTGTCAAACAAAGGTAAAAGTATACTCCTCATCTCAAGAAAGTTTACTTTTTTACCTGCTTGCCAATCTAAAAATTCACTTTTGTAAATTTGGACAGCCTTTAAATACAAGTCAATAAACGACTCTTCTTGAATAGATTCCTCTTTCTCCTCATCTTCCACAAATTCAGGAGGATGAAACGCTTCACCAGTCACTAACTTCTCTTCTACAACTACATCCTGAACTAAAAAAGCATCTAGAACTTTTATAAGCTCGTCGTTTAGTACTGTTTTCTTTTTCATAATCGGTTGACCAGTTAATAGTTTAATATCTTGTTTTAAGATACATCCTTCTATCAATTGCTTACGATTCACTCTCATCCTAGTTACCCCTCTTTTGTGTTGATAATACTATTATACGTGACTGATACATCTTTAAAAAGTATTCTGCCAAATTTTGTTTGAGTAGTTAATAACAGAAAGACTTGGCTAAATGCCAAGTCTTTCAATTTATTCTTCTGAATCATTATCAGATTTATTATCTAATTCACTATCTTCTAGTTCTTCATTTTCATTTTCACTTATATCATCTTCAATGTCTAATTCTTCATCTTCAATATCGACTCTAGCAACAGTTGATACCTCTTCACCATCATTCACTCTAATTAGAGTTACCCCTTGCGTTGAGCGTCCCATTGTTGATATTTCTGTTACATGTAGGCGAATGATGACACCACTTGCTGTAATAATCATTAAATCGTGATCATTAGATACAATCTTTAATGATACAAGTGGACCATTTTTATCTGTGATGTTACATGTTTTTATCCCTTTACCACCACGTTGTTGAATTCGATATTCCTCTATTGGCGTACGCTTTCCATAACCTTTTTCAGTTACAATAAAGACATCATGACCCTCTTCTATAATGTCCATTCCAACAACACAGTTTGTATCAGACAGGGTAATTCCTTTCACTCCTGTTGCTGTTCTACCCATAAGACGAACGTCTGTTTCGTGGAATCTAATTGCTACCCCATGCTTAGTTCCGACGATTATTTCTTGGTTACCATCTGTTAGACGTACTCCATGAAGTTCATCATCATCTCTTAAGTTAATAGCAAATAATCCACCCTTACGGATATTAGCAAATGCCGATAGAGCAGAACGCTTACAAATACCTTGCTTCGTCATAAAGAATAGGTAATGGTCATCATGGAATTCCTCAATTGGAATAACAGTACTTACAAATTCACCAGGTTCAATTTGAAGAAGATTAATAATTGGAATCCCTTTTGCAGTACGACCTAGTTCAGGAATTTCATAGCCTTTTAAGCGATATACCTTACCTTTATTTGTGAAGAACAGGATTGTATGATGAGAATTTGTTGTAAATAAGTGTTGAACAAAATCATTATCATTTGTCCCCATCCCTTGAATCCCTTTACCTCCACGTTTTTGACTACGGTATGTTGATACAGGCATTCTCTTAATATAGCCATTGTGAGTAAGAGTAATGACGATATTTGTACGTGGAATTAAATCCTCATCCTCAAGATGATCTTCTCCCATCGTAATCATCGTACGACGTTCATCATCGAACTTCTCTTTAATTTCTATAAGCTCTGTTCTAATGATTTCAAGAACTCTTTCTTCACTTGCTAAAATTGCTTTTAATTCAGATATCTTAGCTATAAGCTCTGCATACTCAGCTTCAATTTTATCTCTTTCTAAGCCTGTTAATCTCTGAAGACGCATGTCTAAAATAGCTTGAGCCTGCTCATAACTTAAAGAGAAACGCTCCATTAAGCCATTCCTAGCAATATCAGTTGTTGCTGAACCACGAATTAATGAGATAACTTCATCCAAATGGTCAAGGGCAATACGTAACCCTTCTAAGATGTGAGCTCTTGCCTCTGCTTTTCTTAATTCAAAAGCTGTTCTACGTTTGATAACTACCTTTTGATGCTCTAGATAATGATATAGACACTCTTTTAAGTCAAGAACTTTTGGTTGCCCATCTACTAAAGCGAGCATATTAATACCAAAGCCTGTTTGTAGTGCTGTTTGTTTATATAAGTTATTAAGAAGTACGTTTGAATTCGCATCCTTTCGTACTTCAATGACAATTCTCATTCCATTACGGTCTGATTCATCTCGTAAATCTGTAATTCCATCAATTTTCTTTTCACGAACAAGTTCTGCTATTTTTTCAATAAGTTTTGCTTTATTTACTTGATATGGAATTTCAGTAACGATAATCTTTTGTTTTCCATTTGCCATTTCTTCAATATGCGTTTTGGCTCTTAGTGTAATTGAGCCACGCCCTGTTAGATATGCCTTTCGAATGCCTGAACGCCCTAAAATTTCAGCACCCGTTGGAAAATCTGGACCCGGAATAAACTCCATTAATTCAGGTACACTAATATCAGGGTTTTCACTTAACGCTAATACTCCATCAATTACTTCTCCTAATTGATGGGGTGGAATATTAGTTGCCATCCCAACAGCAATCCCTGATGCACCATTTACTAATAGATTTGGAAAGCGAGCTGGCATTACGATCGGCTCACGCTCTGAACCATCATAGTTATCTTGATAATCAATTGTATCTTTGTTTATATCCCGAACAATTTCCATTGAAATTTTCGACATTTTTGCTTCCGTATAACGCATCGCTGCTGCTGCGTCACCATCGACTGAACCGAAATTTCCATGTCCATCTACGAGCATATAACGATAGCTGAAATCTTGAGCCATACGAACCATCGTTTCATAAACTGCGGAATCACCATGTGGATGGTACTTCCCAATTACTTCCCCAACGATACGTGCTGACTTTTTATATACTTTATCTGCCGTCATCCCTAGTTCATTCATTGCAAATAAAATACGACGATGAACAGGCTTTAAACCATCACGAGCATCTGGTAAAGCACGACTAACAATTACACTCATCGCATAATCCATAAACGATGATTTCATTTCCTGACTAATATTTATTTCTTTGACTCTAGATTGATCCTGATCTGCCATCTAGAAAACCTCCATATTCCCTAACGGTTCTAACTATTTATGCTCTTAAAGAGTTTAAACAAACTCTTAAATATCTAAATTCTTTACGTAGTGTGCATTTTCTTGAATAAAGTCTCTACGAGGTTCAACACGGTCTCCCATCAGAATATCAAAGATTTCATCCGCTTTCATAGCATCTTCTAGGGTGACTTGTAATAACGTTCTTGTATCTGGATCCATTGTTGTTTCCCAAAGCTGAGTAGGGTTCATTTCTCCTAAACCTTTATAACGCTGAACGCCAACCTTTGATTTATCAGAAAGATCAGCCATTATAGTATCTAATTCTTTATCGTTATAGGCATATTGAATATCTCTTCCTTGTTGAACCTTATAAAGAGGGGGCTGAGCAATATAGATATAGCCCTTTTCAATTAAAGGTCGCATATAACGGTAGAAGAACGTAAGTATTAGCGTACGAATATGGGCTCCATCTACATCGGCATCCGTCATAATAATAATTTTATGATATCTTGCTTTTTCTATATTAAAGTCATCACCAATCCCTGTACCTAGAGCTGTAATAATCGCCCTAATTTCGTTATTGGCAAGGATTTTATCTAATCTAGCTTTTTCTACATTAATAATTTTTCCTCGTAATGGAAGAATCGCTTGGAAATGACGATCCCGTCCTTGCTTCGCCGAACCTCCGGCAGAGTCACCCTCTACGATATAAATTTCACTTATAGAAGCATCTTTAGATGAACAATCTGCTAATTTACCTGGTAACGAGCTAACTTCTAATGCACTTTTTCTACGTGTTAACTCACGGGCTTTCTTTGCTGCTTCTCTTGCTCTTGAAGCCATTAATCCTTTTTCAACAATTTTCTTAGCGACTGTTGGATTTTCGATTAAGAATCGTGAAAAGCACTCGGAAAATAGTGAATCTGTAATCGTTCTTGCTTCACTGTTTCCTAATTTTGTTTTTGTTTGTCCTTCAAATTGCGGTTCAGGAATTTTTACAGAGATTATAGCTGTTAATCCTTCCCTAACATCTTCACCTGTTAGATTCGGGTCACTTTCTTTGAATAGATTGTTTTTTCGTGCGTAATCATTAATCACACGAGTTAAGCCAGTTTTAAAACCAGACTCATGTGTACCACCTTCATGGGTGTTAATGTTATTAGCAAAAGAATAAATAT contains:
- a CDS encoding HD-GYP domain-containing protein, which produces MRVNRKQLIEGCILKQDIKLLTGQPIMKKKTVLNDELIKVLDAFLVQDVVVEEKLVTGEAFHPPEFVEDEEKEESIQEESFIDLYLKAVQIYKSEFLDWQAGKKVNFLEMRSILLPLFDKVIEKPSDILALHHYCSKDEYLYHHAVSVAVLASFIGRKLNFTRGEWIQIGIAGAMADSGMAKVPVGILNKKGTLTSYEYEEVKKHPIYSYKMLKGVTGVTENVLRAVLQHHEREDGSGYPLGTNGKKIHAFSQIVAVADVYHAMSSERKYRTKQSPYRVLESISKDHFGKFQHSVVHTLLNGLLNFSIGTKVRLTNGEEGEIIFVNQQEPTRPMVKLLNTEVILPLANEKQIHIEEVIVE
- the gyrB gene encoding DNA topoisomerase (ATP-hydrolyzing) subunit B, producing the protein MTSQQHSYDESQIQVLEGLEAVRKRPGMYIGSTSSRGLHHLVWEIVDNSIDEAMAGYCDTISISIEEDNSITVEDNGRGIPVGIHEKMGRPAVEVIMTVLHAGGKFGGGGYKVSGGLHGVGASVVNALSTMLEVNVHRDGKVYHQEYNRGIPKNDLTVVGDSEKRGTVIHFKPDEEIFTETTVYEFDILSTRLRELAFLNRGLTIKIGDKRPDGKSATYFYEGGIASFVEHLNRSKEALHETPIHIEGEKDGLTVEVAVQYNDGYTSNIYSFANNINTHEGGTHESGFKTGLTRVINDYARKNNLFKESDPNLTGEDVREGLTAIISVKIPEPQFEGQTKTKLGNSEARTITDSLFSECFSRFLIENPTVAKKIVEKGLMASRAREAAKKARELTRRKSALEVSSLPGKLADCSSKDASISEIYIVEGDSAGGSAKQGRDRHFQAILPLRGKIINVEKARLDKILANNEIRAIITALGTGIGDDFNIEKARYHKIIIMTDADVDGAHIRTLILTFFYRYMRPLIEKGYIYIAQPPLYKVQQGRDIQYAYNDKELDTIMADLSDKSKVGVQRYKGLGEMNPTQLWETTMDPDTRTLLQVTLEDAMKADEIFDILMGDRVEPRRDFIQENAHYVKNLDI
- the gyrA gene encoding DNA gyrase subunit A; protein product: MADQDQSRVKEINISQEMKSSFMDYAMSVIVSRALPDARDGLKPVHRRILFAMNELGMTADKVYKKSARIVGEVIGKYHPHGDSAVYETMVRMAQDFSYRYMLVDGHGNFGSVDGDAAAAMRYTEAKMSKISMEIVRDINKDTIDYQDNYDGSEREPIVMPARFPNLLVNGASGIAVGMATNIPPHQLGEVIDGVLALSENPDISVPELMEFIPGPDFPTGAEILGRSGIRKAYLTGRGSITLRAKTHIEEMANGKQKIIVTEIPYQVNKAKLIEKIAELVREKKIDGITDLRDESDRNGMRIVIEVRKDANSNVLLNNLYKQTALQTGFGINMLALVDGQPKVLDLKECLYHYLEHQKVVIKRRTAFELRKAEARAHILEGLRIALDHLDEVISLIRGSATTDIARNGLMERFSLSYEQAQAILDMRLQRLTGLERDKIEAEYAELIAKISELKAILASEERVLEIIRTELIEIKEKFDDERRTMITMGEDHLEDEDLIPRTNIVITLTHNGYIKRMPVSTYRSQKRGGKGIQGMGTNDNDFVQHLFTTNSHHTILFFTNKGKVYRLKGYEIPELGRTAKGIPIINLLQIEPGEFVSTVIPIEEFHDDHYLFFMTKQGICKRSALSAFANIRKGGLFAINLRDDDELHGVRLTDGNQEIIVGTKHGVAIRFHETDVRLMGRTATGVKGITLSDTNCVVGMDIIEEGHDVFIVTEKGYGKRTPIEEYRIQQRGGKGIKTCNITDKNGPLVSLKIVSNDHDLMIITASGVIIRLHVTEISTMGRSTQGVTLIRVNDGEEVSTVARVDIEDEELDIEDDISENENEELEDSELDNKSDNDSEE
- a CDS encoding YaaC family protein — its product is MNRDTHTWKELSKYQSTSFTQSYLKKCYEQLDIPEAEKLGFQNCYPFIYYLEHGEKYFKQLKTAPLELHPILLFYGFVQLIKACILTKDPSYPENSQVLAHGVSTRKRKKAQYLFLDDEVKLQKNGLLTHFSDKMFHVKHFSGDKYKMEQLMRQIPELHELFFYVKGKTYTYPIKKETDRKITFSTKILDDFNLSCSSFMHFFKARTELSISDIEETEKKITIYLKGKLEPLHATPLLFNSNGSYHILNRRDDYLLLPEIVVHYLILYNLSMICRYETEWWGELFHHYPEADFPFIKEFLSITTEKIPYLLFLYLDSLIK